A single Clostridia bacterium DNA region contains:
- the tsaD gene encoding tRNA (adenosine(37)-N6)-threonylcarbamoyltransferase complex transferase subunit TsaD: protein MVKDITILAIETSCDETSAAVVKNGRIILSNVISSQIDIHKKFGGVVPEVASRKHLESISWVIDEALSEAGTSQKDVDAVAVTCGPGLVGALLIGLSTAKAIAYSCNLPLIGVNHIEGHIAANYIENKELEPPFTCLVASGGHSHIVNVIDYNKYEILGRTRDDAAGEAFDKIARALGLGYPGGPLIDKLATSGNRDAISFPRAFLEEGSYDFSFSGLKSAALNYLNSKKMRDEEINTADIAASFQEAVVDVLSAKLVKAALDKKSEYVVLAGGVASNSRLRELLKHRGEQAGLKVLYPSPILCTDNAAMIGCAAYYRYINGTRSDFTLNAMPNLALE, encoded by the coding sequence ATGGTTAAGGATATTACAATACTGGCTATTGAGACCTCTTGTGATGAGACTTCAGCGGCAGTTGTAAAAAATGGCCGCATAATACTGTCAAATGTTATATCTAGCCAGATAGACATACATAAGAAGTTTGGGGGGGTTGTGCCTGAGGTTGCTTCACGGAAACATCTTGAGAGCATCAGCTGGGTTATAGATGAAGCACTATCTGAGGCGGGCACCTCACAAAAAGATGTTGATGCTGTTGCGGTTACTTGCGGGCCGGGGCTTGTAGGAGCTCTGCTAATAGGACTTTCAACAGCTAAAGCCATTGCCTACAGCTGCAATCTGCCTTTAATTGGGGTAAATCATATTGAAGGGCATATTGCAGCCAACTACATAGAAAATAAGGAGCTGGAGCCGCCTTTCACCTGTCTTGTTGCATCGGGAGGCCACAGCCATATTGTGAATGTCATTGATTATAACAAGTATGAGATTTTGGGCAGGACAAGAGATGATGCTGCCGGCGAAGCCTTTGACAAAATAGCACGGGCGCTGGGGCTTGGTTATCCGGGAGGCCCTCTGATTGATAAGCTTGCAACTTCCGGCAATCGTGATGCGATTAGCTTTCCAAGAGCCTTTTTAGAGGAAGGCAGCTATGACTTCAGCTTCAGCGGTCTAAAATCCGCTGCGCTTAATTATCTTAACTCAAAGAAAATGAGGGATGAGGAAATAAATACAGCAGATATTGCTGCAAGTTTCCAAGAGGCTGTGGTGGATGTATTGTCTGCCAAGCTTGTAAAAGCAGCGCTTGATAAGAAGTCGGAATATGTGGTCCTGGCAGGAGGCGTGGCTTCCAACAGCAGACTGAGAGAGTTATTGAAGCATAGAGGGGAACAGGCGGGCTTAAAGGTGCTTTACCCTTCGCCCATACTGTGTACAGATAATGCAGCAATGATTGGTTGTGCGGCATATTATAGATATATAAACGGTACAAGATCTGATTTCACGCTTAACGCAATGCCGAATCTTGCGTTGGAATAA
- a CDS encoding redox-sensing transcriptional repressor Rex → MERFSNISMAVVRRLPKYHRYLGDLLNNDIRRVSSQELSRITGFTASQIRQDLNCFGGFGQQGYGYNVDELYKEIGKILGLDKTYKTVIIGAGNVGRAIANYTFFDESGFKLHGMFDNSPKKIGDNIKNITVMPIDELESFIKENEIEIGILCTPKEGTQKIAERLVECGIKGIWNFAPVDLKLDSNVIIENVHLSESLFTISYLLKEQDETKKKKK, encoded by the coding sequence ATGGAAAGATTTAGTAATATTTCTATGGCGGTAGTTAGAAGGCTTCCTAAATATCACAGGTACTTGGGAGACTTATTGAACAACGACATAAGGAGGGTATCATCTCAAGAGCTTAGCCGTATCACAGGTTTTACAGCCTCTCAGATAAGGCAGGACTTGAATTGCTTTGGCGGCTTTGGGCAGCAGGGTTATGGGTATAATGTTGATGAGTTGTATAAGGAGATTGGGAAGATACTTGGTCTGGACAAGACGTATAAGACTGTTATTATAGGCGCAGGTAATGTAGGAAGGGCAATAGCCAACTACACCTTCTTTGATGAGAGTGGCTTTAAACTGCATGGCATGTTTGACAATAGCCCTAAAAAAATAGGCGATAATATTAAAAATATTACAGTTATGCCAATTGATGAGCTTGAAAGCTTCATAAAAGAGAACGAAATAGAGATTGGCATACTCTGCACCCCCAAGGAAGGCACACAGAAGATTGCAGAAAGACTGGTGGAGTGCGGAATAAAGGGTATATGGAATTTTGCGCCTGTAGACTTAAAGCTGGACAGCAATGTCATTATTGAAAATGTTCACTTAAGTGAAAGTTTGTTTACAATATCATACCTGCTCAAGGAGCAAGATGAGACTAAGAAGAAGAAAAAGTAG
- a CDS encoding DUF512 domain-containing protein, whose translation MKPAPFNLLLETASKDNILVLTTDCSTSCIFCSHLQNPEEINAFYIEKLSREQIDTLTEFLDETRKIVIGESATRICEGEPFLRNDIMEILGNLRLKYSDTPIQITTSGIHLSEAVLSGLSQIGNIELNVSLNSSSIQGREKLYRGKAHMEAVASVKQLSHYGINYSGSIVAMPHLVGWEDIRDTVLFLSKYGAATIRIFMPGYTRFSKGILPPEDIRSSLERFTGELRNSVDTPLIMEPSGIKDLHARVEGVLRGSPAWDSGILKGDIVLRVNGKAAASRVDAYYRTLKACSPKLGVLRNGEFKNITVNKPVKTASGMVFNYDIHPEAIDEIERGILRNRGSQCLLLTSELAYDILAGCITQNDGIKIEAVRNNYFGGNIMCAGLLTLNDIETHLDSREHRPEVIMLPGIMFDSSGRDLRGRHFKEMEEALGIKVEVI comes from the coding sequence ATGAAACCGGCTCCCTTTAATTTATTGCTTGAGACTGCAAGCAAGGATAACATATTGGTACTCACAACCGATTGCAGTACTTCCTGTATTTTCTGCAGCCATTTGCAGAATCCTGAAGAGATAAACGCATTCTATATTGAAAAACTAAGCAGGGAGCAAATCGATACTCTGACTGAGTTTTTGGATGAGACAAGAAAGATAGTTATAGGAGAATCAGCTACCCGCATTTGCGAGGGTGAGCCATTCCTGCGTAATGATATAATGGAAATACTGGGTAATCTAAGACTCAAGTACAGCGATACGCCAATTCAGATAACTACCAGCGGTATACATCTGAGCGAAGCTGTTTTATCAGGGCTGAGCCAAATAGGTAATATTGAGCTTAATGTATCGTTGAACAGCAGCAGTATCCAAGGCAGAGAAAAGCTTTACCGGGGAAAGGCGCATATGGAAGCTGTCGCTTCAGTGAAGCAGCTGAGTCATTATGGCATTAATTACAGTGGCAGCATAGTTGCAATGCCACATTTGGTTGGTTGGGAAGACATAAGGGATACAGTGCTGTTCCTCAGCAAATATGGGGCTGCCACTATTAGGATCTTTATGCCAGGCTATACAAGGTTTTCAAAAGGAATACTGCCCCCTGAGGATATCAGAAGCAGTCTGGAGAGATTCACTGGTGAACTTCGAAATTCTGTGGATACGCCGCTTATTATGGAGCCTTCCGGAATAAAAGACCTTCATGCCAGGGTTGAGGGGGTGCTGAGAGGCTCGCCTGCCTGGGATTCAGGAATCTTAAAGGGTGATATAGTACTAAGAGTCAATGGCAAAGCTGCAGCATCAAGAGTTGATGCATATTATAGAACCCTCAAAGCTTGCAGCCCTAAGCTTGGAGTGTTAAGAAACGGGGAATTCAAGAATATAACTGTAAATAAACCGGTGAAGACCGCTTCAGGAATGGTATTTAATTATGATATTCATCCAGAAGCAATAGATGAGATTGAAAGAGGCATATTAAGAAACAGAGGGAGCCAATGTCTTCTCTTAACCTCAGAATTAGCTTATGACATATTAGCTGGCTGTATCACGCAAAATGACGGGATAAAAATTGAGGCTGTCAGAAATAATTACTTTGGTGGAAATATCATGTGTGCAGGGCTTCTTACTTTGAACGACATAGAAACTCATCTGGACAGCAGAGAACATAGACCTGAGGTTATAATGCTGCCCGGGATAATGTTTGACTCATCAGGAAGGGATCTTCGAGGGAGACATTTTAAAGAAATGGAAGAAGCTCTTGGAATCAAGGTGGAAGTGATATAG
- a CDS encoding isocitrate/isopropylmalate dehydrogenase family protein: MYRATLIPGDGIGPEVTNAAIKVIEAAGIDIQWETKYMGQIALERFGTPLPEDTVRSIENNKIALKGPVMTQIGRGFRSSNVSLRQQLNLYANIRPIKSFEGVKSRFKNVDLVVFRENTEDLYMGFEHMIGTDAAECVKLITRHASERIASFAFNYAVKEKRRKVTCIHKANIMQLTDGLFLSSVRYIASKYPDIKYDEMTAENLCMKLVMCPEEFDILVLPNLYGDLVSELGAGLVGGLGVVPGANIGAESAVYEATHGTAPDLVGKGIANPTASILCGAMLIKRLGEKMASEKIHNSVIKVLAEAKHVTPDLGGAASTDEMVAEIIKNL, translated from the coding sequence ATGTATAGAGCTACACTCATACCCGGGGATGGCATAGGACCGGAGGTAACCAACGCGGCTATTAAGGTAATTGAAGCTGCAGGTATTGATATCCAATGGGAGACAAAGTATATGGGACAGATTGCATTAGAACGGTTTGGGACTCCTTTGCCTGAGGACACGGTAAGATCCATTGAAAATAACAAAATAGCATTGAAGGGTCCTGTAATGACACAGATAGGCAGAGGCTTCAGAAGTTCTAATGTCAGTCTCAGACAGCAGCTTAACCTGTATGCCAATATTAGGCCGATTAAATCCTTCGAAGGAGTAAAGTCAAGGTTTAAAAATGTTGACCTTGTAGTATTCAGGGAAAATACTGAAGACTTATACATGGGATTTGAGCATATGATTGGTACTGATGCTGCTGAATGCGTAAAATTGATTACTAGGCATGCATCTGAGAGGATAGCCTCCTTTGCCTTCAATTACGCAGTTAAGGAGAAGCGGAGAAAGGTTACCTGCATTCACAAAGCGAATATTATGCAGCTTACTGATGGACTTTTTCTTTCAAGCGTAAGATACATAGCCAGCAAATACCCCGATATAAAATATGATGAAATGACTGCTGAGAACTTATGTATGAAGCTTGTCATGTGTCCTGAAGAGTTTGATATACTCGTATTGCCTAACCTATACGGTGATCTGGTATCAGAGCTTGGGGCGGGACTTGTGGGAGGACTTGGCGTAGTGCCCGGCGCCAATATAGGTGCGGAATCTGCAGTATACGAAGCAACCCATGGCACAGCTCCGGATCTGGTAGGTAAAGGCATTGCCAATCCCACAGCCAGCATACTCTGTGGAGCGATGCTGATTAAACGTCTCGGAGAAAAAATGGCATCAGAAAAGATACATAATTCCGTTATCAAAGTGCTTGCTGAAGCGAAACATGTAACTCCGGACCTGGGTGGAGCAGCCTCCACGGATGAAATGGTAGCAGAAATAATTAAGAATCTATGA
- a CDS encoding ABC-F family ATP-binding cassette domain-containing protein: MIIISSKDVKKSYGIDVIIEDITFTVQENDKVGIVGVNGAGKSTLFKIITGDLEQEVGDIFISKNSSIGYMSQDFSFESNNNIWDEMLTVFAQLIQMEKTIQDFELKISSMSTSSDNEALEPLLKTYANLQEEYKNSNGFGYKSQIKGVLKGLGFSPEDYDKPISILSGGQKTRVALGKVLLQNFNILLLDEPTNYLDIQSVEWLEEYLKNLKCAALIVSHDRYFLDMVTNRTFEIENRTLKEYNGNYSKYVEKKQQQREIMLKDYAEQQKEIARQEAIIAKFRQYNREKSIKQAESREKALDRIERIDRPDALPKNIGFKFDPGIRSGNDVLSVENLSKTFDRLLFKDASFAVKRGEKVALLGPNGIGKTTMLKIIAGLSKADAGFVRLGTNVIIGYYDQEQESLDYSKTVIDEIWDEYPQLNQTEIRTKLAAFLFQGEDVFKEISKLSGGERSRIALLKIMLSKSNFLLMDEPTNHLDILSKEVLESALTNYPGTVLLVSHDRYFLNKVATKIIELKQDDCLQYNGNYSYYIYKKGLLENSADLQQAEDSEAATATKNDWLKQKEEKSSLRRQQKRLETVEMEIAQSEERIKEIGALLETSEVYSNHVRCQELHHEQEKLKKNLDSLYEEWSELSE, translated from the coding sequence ATGATTATTATTTCTAGTAAGGATGTAAAAAAAAGCTATGGTATAGATGTTATTATTGAGGATATAACCTTCACTGTGCAGGAAAATGATAAAGTAGGCATTGTAGGAGTCAATGGGGCGGGAAAGTCTACTCTTTTCAAGATTATTACCGGCGACCTTGAGCAGGAGGTCGGTGATATATTCATCAGCAAGAATTCCAGCATAGGATATATGTCGCAAGATTTCAGCTTTGAATCCAACAATAATATCTGGGATGAAATGCTGACGGTTTTTGCCCAGCTTATCCAGATGGAGAAAACTATACAGGATTTCGAGCTAAAAATCAGCAGTATGAGCACTTCTTCAGATAATGAGGCTTTGGAGCCCCTGCTTAAAACATATGCCAATTTGCAGGAGGAGTACAAGAACAGCAACGGCTTTGGTTATAAAAGCCAGATAAAAGGTGTACTTAAGGGTCTTGGCTTTTCACCTGAGGATTATGATAAGCCTATATCCATACTCAGCGGCGGGCAAAAAACAAGAGTCGCACTAGGAAAGGTGCTTCTGCAGAATTTTAATATACTGCTTCTGGACGAACCAACCAACTATCTTGATATTCAATCTGTGGAGTGGTTGGAGGAATACCTTAAGAACCTTAAATGTGCGGCACTTATCGTATCCCATGACCGTTATTTCCTTGACATGGTTACCAACAGAACCTTTGAAATCGAAAACAGGACTCTTAAGGAGTATAACGGCAATTATTCAAAATATGTTGAGAAGAAGCAGCAGCAAAGAGAAATAATGCTGAAGGATTATGCAGAGCAGCAAAAGGAAATTGCCAGGCAAGAGGCAATAATAGCAAAGTTCAGACAGTATAACAGGGAAAAAAGCATAAAGCAGGCAGAGAGCAGGGAGAAAGCTCTTGACCGCATTGAAAGGATTGACAGGCCTGATGCACTTCCCAAGAATATAGGCTTCAAATTTGATCCAGGGATTAGAAGTGGAAATGATGTGCTCTCAGTGGAAAATCTCTCGAAAACTTTTGACAGACTGCTTTTCAAGGATGCAAGCTTTGCTGTCAAACGGGGGGAAAAAGTCGCGCTGCTGGGACCTAATGGAATAGGCAAAACCACCATGCTCAAAATAATAGCTGGTTTATCAAAGGCAGATGCCGGTTTTGTACGCCTCGGGACCAATGTTATTATAGGTTATTATGACCAAGAGCAGGAAAGCCTGGATTACAGCAAGACAGTAATAGACGAAATATGGGATGAGTACCCTCAATTAAACCAGACGGAGATAAGAACCAAGTTGGCCGCCTTCCTGTTCCAGGGTGAGGATGTGTTCAAAGAGATCAGCAAGCTCAGCGGCGGAGAGAGAAGCAGAATTGCACTTTTAAAGATTATGCTCTCCAAGTCCAATTTTCTCCTTATGGATGAACCCACCAACCATTTGGACATATTATCAAAAGAAGTGCTGGAGAGTGCATTGACAAATTATCCAGGCACAGTGCTGCTGGTTTCTCATGACAGGTATTTCCTGAACAAGGTCGCTACTAAAATAATCGAACTTAAGCAGGATGATTGCTTGCAATACAACGGCAACTACTCTTATTATATCTATAAAAAAGGCTTATTGGAAAACAGCGCTGACCTCCAGCAGGCGGAGGATTCCGAAGCAGCCACAGCCACTAAGAATGATTGGCTTAAGCAGAAGGAGGAAAAGTCAAGCCTACGAAGGCAGCAGAAAAGGCTTGAGACAGTTGAGATGGAAATAGCGCAGTCCGAGGAGCGCATTAAGGAAATAGGCGCTTTACTGGAGACCTCTGAGGTGTACAGCAACCACGTCAGATGCCAGGAGCTCCATCATGAGCAGGAAAAACTTAAGAAAAACCTGGATTCGCTTTATGAAGAATGGAGCGAGCTTAGTGAATAA